The Salvelinus namaycush isolate Seneca chromosome 13, SaNama_1.0, whole genome shotgun sequence genome includes a region encoding these proteins:
- the LOC120058565 gene encoding E3 ubiquitin-protein ligase TRIM11-like — protein sequence MATGGLSREHFICSVCLDVFSNPVTIPCGHNFCQGCIQAYWNKGECSCPLCMRQFAQRPELAMNHVLDALSNTLRLEEPHSDPAKISIPPRKMAGKCTAIPEDLGQPRDVNTLCSEHGQPLSLFCLDDKALICAQCDSLGHKTHKTTPAEEQIPQIKQRLLKELLAKKNNVCTVKTEILKAKNTMESFKISANLQKQEQQTNFTMLISAITEGQKQLMDSMEEKENEMLLKAESEVQKMEKRFKSLEDEVTGMELTLQGEEPGRLLQDYNALQKGSVDASPYCVSLDPEERLVQAGKLREMLHMEVDRIWKDQGSAARTALRVDPTASYASLSTLKQYEKTITLDPNSVGRQIWLSLDMTSARNTYPHIQPHTLHPERLKQSDMVRGTQGFSRGCHFWQVYFMNLPSGSKEDSYYEVGVMYKENAGKMKESWRIRFSTSLSKPHAEAYSGETAHTITTVNKCLSSIHIYLDYDSGILAVYGNVSNTVGNINKMNLVLNRVYSFNTKFSEPLYPMFVIPKGADIRLN from the exons ATGGCGACGGGTGGTTTATCTCGGGAGCATTTtatctgctctgtctgtctcgaTGTCTTCTCCAACCCCGTCACTATTCCCTGTGGACACAACTTCTGCCAGGGATGCATACAGGCCTACTGGAACAAAGGGGAGTGCAGCTGCCCTCTGTGTATGAGACAGTTCGCTCAGAGACCTGAGCTGGCCATGAACCATGTTCTAGACGCCCTGTCCAACACGCTCAGATTGGAGGAGCCACATTCGGACCCGGCGAAAATCTCCATTCCTCCCAGGAAAATGGCAGGGAAGTGTACAGCTATACCTGAAGACCTGGGCCAGCCAAGGGATGTGAACACATTATGTAGTGAACATGGTCAAcctctgtctctgttctgccTGGATGATAAGGCTCTGATCTGCGCTCAATGTGACTCTCTGGGTCATAAGACCCACAAAACCACACCTGCAGAGGAACAGATCCCCCAAATCAAG CAGAGACTGCTAAAAGAGCTGCTTGCCAAAAAGAACAATGTGTGCACGGTAAAGACGGAGATTCTCAAAGCGAAGAACACCATGGAGTCATTCAAG ATCTCTGCCAATCTACAGAAACAAGAGCAGCAGACAAATTTCACCATGCTGATCTCAGCCATCACAGAGGGCCAGAAACAACTGATGGACTCaatggaggagaaagagaacgagaTGCTGCTGAAAGCGGAGAGTGAGGTACAGAAGATGGAGAAGAGATTCAAGAGCTTGGAGGATGAGGTCACTGGGATGGAGCTCACATTGCAGGGTGAAGAACCTGGGAGGTTGCTTCAG GATTACAATGCCCTGCAGAAAGGCTCAGTTGATGCATCTCCCTACTGTGTCAGTCTGGACCCAGAGGAGAGACTTGTTCAGGCAGGAAAACTCAGAGAGATGCTCCACATGGAGGTGGACAGGATCTGGAAGG ACCAAGGTTCTGCCGCTAGGACAGCTTTACGTGTAGATCCTACAGCTTCTTATGCTTCACTGTCAACACTGAAACAAT ATGAAAAGACCATCACCTTGGATCCCAACTCTGTCGGGAGACAAATCTGGCTATCTCTTGACATGACCAGTGCTAGGAACACATACCCACACATCCAGCCCCACACCCTCCACCCAGAGAGGCTCAAACAGAGTGATATGGTAAGGGGCACTCAAGGCTTCAGTAGAGGCTGCCACTTCTGGCAAGTGTACTTTATGAATCTTCCCAGTGGATCAAAGGAGGACTCGTATTATGAGGTTGGGGTGATGTACAAGGAAAACGCTGGCAAAATGAAGGAGAGTTGGCGTATACGGTTTTCCACCTCTCTGTCTAAGCCACATGCTGAGGCATATTCAGGTGAGACAGCTCATACCATAACCACTGTTAACAAGTGTCTTAGCAGCATTCACATTTATTTAGACTATGACTCTGGAATCCTTGCTGTGTACGGTAATGTATCAAATACTGTaggaaatataaataaaatgaacTTGGTTTTAAATCG